From Pseudomonas sp. LS1212, the proteins below share one genomic window:
- a CDS encoding response regulator — translation MSKVSVLVVDDAPFIRDLVKKCLRNAFPGVVIEDAVNGRKAQGLLMREAFDLVLCDWEMPEMSGLELLSWCREQDNLKAMPFIMVTSRGDKENVVQAIQAGVSDFIGKPFTNEQLLTKVKKALSKVGKLDSLMTGAPARTSAFANDSLSALTGGKTDVVRPAAAAPMAKPVQAQAPKPTAQAPGGRGQGQLRLSSGNQQCVIKALSLKEALLVIRRNEVLPQVLEGAVLDLEQGENAEVARLNGYLHAIVAYEPKPDSDWLQLTFRFVDQDAQKLDYLSRLIARGTAQKHFIPGA, via the coding sequence ATGAGTAAAGTCAGTGTGCTGGTTGTGGATGACGCCCCGTTTATTCGCGACCTGGTGAAAAAGTGTCTGCGTAACGCGTTTCCTGGCGTCGTCATCGAAGATGCGGTCAACGGTCGCAAGGCTCAGGGCTTGCTGATGCGCGAGGCGTTCGACCTGGTCCTGTGTGACTGGGAGATGCCGGAAATGTCCGGTCTGGAGCTGCTGAGCTGGTGCCGTGAGCAGGACAACCTCAAGGCGATGCCCTTCATCATGGTGACCAGCCGTGGTGACAAGGAGAACGTTGTTCAGGCGATCCAGGCAGGCGTTTCCGACTTTATCGGCAAGCCCTTCACCAATGAACAACTGCTGACCAAGGTCAAGAAAGCCCTGAGCAAGGTCGGAAAGCTCGACTCGCTGATGACCGGGGCGCCTGCGCGTACTTCGGCGTTCGCCAACGATTCCTTGAGCGCGCTGACGGGCGGCAAGACCGATGTCGTGAGACCAGCTGCTGCCGCGCCAATGGCCAAGCCCGTGCAGGCGCAGGCACCAAAACCTACGGCACAGGCACCCGGCGGTCGCGGACAAGGGCAGCTGCGACTGTCCAGCGGCAATCAGCAATGCGTGATCAAGGCCCTCAGCCTCAAGGAAGCATTGCTGGTGATCCGTCGCAACGAAGTGCTGCCACAGGTTCTTGAAGGCGCCGTGCTGGATCTGGAGCAAGGCGAAAACGCTGAAGTCGCTCGCCTCAACGGGTACCTGCACGCCATCGTCGCCTACGAACCAAAACCCGATAGCGACTGGTTGCAGCTGACCTTCCGCTTCGTCGACCAGGATGCGCAGAAGCTCGACTATCTGTCGCGGCTGATCGCCCGTGGTACGGCGCAGAAGCATTTCATTCCAGGGGCCTGA
- the phoU gene encoding phosphate signaling complex protein PhoU: protein MISKDSLTHHISAQFNAELEEVRSHLLAMGGLVEKQVNDAVTALIEADSGLAQQVREVDDQINQMERNIDEECVRILARRQPAASDLRLIISISKSVIDLERIGDESTKIARRAIQLCEEGESPRGYVEVRHIGDQVRNMVRDALDAFARFDAELALSVAQYDKTIDREYKTALRELVTYMMEDPRSISRVLSVIWALRSLERIGDHARNIAELVIYLVRGTDVRHLGLARMKEEVEGTADSANVLKKTDDK from the coding sequence ATGATTAGCAAAGACAGTCTCACGCATCACATCTCTGCGCAGTTCAACGCTGAACTCGAGGAAGTGCGCAGCCACCTCCTGGCGATGGGTGGCCTGGTCGAAAAGCAGGTCAATGACGCGGTCACTGCATTGATCGAGGCCGACTCGGGCCTGGCTCAACAAGTGCGCGAAGTCGACGATCAGATCAACCAGATGGAGCGCAACATCGACGAAGAGTGTGTGCGCATTCTCGCCAGGCGCCAGCCAGCGGCGTCCGACCTGCGCTTGATCATCAGCATTTCCAAGTCGGTCATCGACCTTGAGCGCATTGGCGACGAGTCCACCAAAATCGCGCGTCGGGCCATCCAGTTGTGCGAAGAAGGTGAATCGCCGCGCGGTTACGTCGAGGTTCGCCACATCGGCGACCAGGTGCGCAACATGGTCCGCGATGCCTTGGATGCCTTTGCCCGTTTCGACGCTGAACTGGCCTTGTCGGTGGCCCAGTACGACAAAACCATCGACCGCGAATACAAGACGGCCCTGCGTGAACTGGTCACGTACATGATGGAAGACCCGCGTTCGATCTCGCGGGTGCTGAGTGTGATCTGGGCGCTGCGTTCGCTGGAGCGTATTGGCGACCATGCGCGCAATATTGCCGAGCTGGTGATTTATCTGGTGCGCGGCACTGACGTCCGCCACCTGGGGTTGGCGCGGATGAAAGAAGAAGTCGAGGGAACGGCCGATAGCGCTAATGTTCTGAAAAAAACGGACGATAAGTAA
- the pstB gene encoding phosphate ABC transporter ATP-binding protein PstB, which yields MQQESHTHGINMSALGRDKQSLSLAQETVAIEVPGLSLYYGDKQALFDVSMNIPKQRVTAFIGPSGCGKSTLLRTFNRMNDLVDGCRVDGAINLYGNNIYRKGEDVAELRRRVGMVFQKPNPFPKTIYENVVYGLRIQGINKKRVLDEAVEWALKGAALWEEVKDRLHESALGLSGGQQQRLVIARTIAVEPEVLLLDEPCSALDPISTLKVEELIYELKSKFTIVIVTHNMQQAARVSDYTAFMYMGKLIEFGDTDTLFTNPAKKQTEDYITGRYG from the coding sequence ATGCAGCAAGAAAGCCATACCCACGGCATCAACATGTCTGCCCTGGGTCGCGACAAGCAAAGCCTGAGCCTGGCGCAGGAGACCGTGGCCATCGAAGTCCCCGGCCTGAGCCTGTACTACGGCGACAAACAGGCGTTGTTCGACGTCAGCATGAACATCCCCAAGCAGCGCGTGACCGCCTTCATCGGCCCGTCCGGCTGCGGCAAGTCGACCCTGCTGCGTACCTTCAATCGCATGAACGATCTGGTCGACGGCTGCCGCGTGGATGGCGCCATCAATCTGTACGGCAACAACATCTACCGCAAGGGAGAGGATGTCGCCGAACTGCGTCGTCGCGTCGGCATGGTGTTCCAGAAGCCCAACCCGTTCCCCAAGACCATCTATGAGAATGTGGTCTACGGGCTGCGCATCCAGGGCATCAACAAGAAGCGCGTACTCGACGAAGCCGTGGAGTGGGCGCTCAAGGGCGCGGCGCTGTGGGAGGAGGTCAAGGATCGCCTGCATGAATCGGCACTGGGCCTGTCCGGTGGTCAGCAACAACGTCTGGTCATTGCCCGTACCATCGCCGTGGAGCCCGAAGTCCTGCTGCTCGATGAGCCGTGCTCGGCGCTCGACCCGATCTCGACCCTGAAAGTCGAAGAGCTGATCTACGAGCTGAAGTCCAAGTTCACCATCGTCATCGTAACCCATAACATGCAACAGGCCGCGCGGGTTTCCGACTACACGGCGTTCATGTACATGGGCAAGCTGATCGAGTTTGGTGACACCGATACGCTGTTCACCAACCCGGCGAAGAAGCAGACTGAAGACTACATCACCGGTCGTTACGGCTAG
- the pstA gene encoding phosphate ABC transporter permease PstA, with amino-acid sequence MKQNSLKGWFKSGAPGVWISGGAVSIAVIMTIGLLAVIAVRGLGHFWPADLVHANYGIPGQANHVVVGEVVQKEQVPRERLKSAGLPVPDDGPEFMTRELIKVGNRDLNGNDFTWIVGEWLTDQTTPPELMAVERREWGNFYGYLVNVKEDGKVVAEGSAAWPELQARVERVNKLAAQLKSLEKADIGAINAGLERLRLQARKLELSGQLSAAAQADMDAERAELDARYKDIEARLTDLHAQFNRDSMTARDANGKEIEISIGKVVHAYQPNAMSSLTKVGFYFKKVWEFLSDDPREANTEGGIFPAIFGTVMMTLIMAMIVTPFGVLAAVYLREYARQGPVTRLIRIAVNNLAGVPAIVYGVFGLGFFVYVLGGSLDRLFFPEALPAPTFGTPGLLWASLTLALLAVPVVIVATEEGLARIPRTVREGSLALGATKAETLWKIVLPMASPAMMTGMILAVARAAGEVAPLMLVGVVKLAPSLPVDGNYPYLHLDQKIMHLGFHIYDVGFQSPNVEAARPLVYATALLLVLVIALLNLSAVAIRNHLREKYKALDS; translated from the coding sequence GTGAAACAGAACTCCCTGAAAGGCTGGTTCAAGAGCGGCGCCCCAGGCGTCTGGATCAGTGGTGGTGCGGTGTCCATCGCCGTCATCATGACTATCGGTCTGCTGGCGGTGATCGCCGTGCGCGGTCTGGGTCACTTCTGGCCGGCGGACCTGGTCCATGCCAACTACGGCATCCCGGGCCAGGCCAACCATGTGGTCGTCGGTGAAGTGGTGCAGAAGGAGCAAGTGCCGCGTGAGCGCTTGAAGAGCGCAGGCCTGCCGGTGCCGGACGATGGCCCGGAGTTCATGACCCGCGAGCTGATCAAGGTCGGCAACCGTGACCTGAACGGCAACGACTTCACCTGGATCGTCGGCGAGTGGCTGACCGACCAGACCACGCCGCCGGAACTGATGGCCGTGGAGCGTCGCGAGTGGGGCAACTTCTATGGCTACCTGGTCAACGTCAAGGAAGATGGCAAGGTCGTCGCCGAAGGCAGCGCGGCCTGGCCTGAGCTGCAAGCGCGTGTCGAGCGGGTCAACAAGCTAGCCGCGCAACTGAAGTCCCTGGAAAAGGCCGACATCGGCGCCATCAACGCCGGGCTTGAACGCCTGCGTCTGCAAGCCCGCAAGCTGGAGCTCAGTGGCCAGCTCAGCGCCGCCGCGCAAGCCGACATGGATGCAGAGCGTGCCGAGCTCGATGCTCGTTACAAGGACATCGAAGCGCGTCTGACTGACCTGCACGCACAGTTCAACCGCGACAGCATGACCGCCCGTGATGCCAACGGCAAAGAAATCGAGATCAGCATCGGCAAGGTGGTGCACGCCTATCAGCCCAATGCCATGAGCAGCCTGACCAAGGTTGGCTTCTACTTCAAAAAGGTCTGGGAATTCCTCAGCGACGATCCACGTGAAGCGAACACCGAAGGCGGGATCTTCCCGGCGATTTTCGGCACCGTGATGATGACCCTGATCATGGCGATGATTGTCACGCCGTTCGGCGTGTTGGCAGCGGTCTACTTGCGCGAGTATGCGCGGCAGGGCCCGGTCACGCGCTTGATCCGGATTGCCGTGAACAACCTGGCAGGCGTTCCGGCCATCGTTTACGGGGTGTTCGGCCTGGGGTTCTTTGTCTACGTGCTGGGTGGTTCGCTCGACCGCCTGTTCTTCCCCGAAGCATTGCCGGCGCCGACCTTTGGCACGCCAGGGCTGCTCTGGGCATCCCTGACGCTGGCGCTGCTGGCGGTGCCTGTGGTGATCGTGGCCACTGAAGAAGGCCTGGCGCGGATTCCTCGTACCGTGCGCGAAGGTTCGTTGGCGCTCGGCGCGACCAAGGCCGAAACGCTGTGGAAGATCGTGCTGCCGATGGCCAGCCCGGCGATGATGACCGGCATGATCCTGGCGGTAGCCCGTGCTGCCGGCGAGGTAGCACCGCTGATGCTGGTGGGCGTGGTGAAACTGGCGCCATCGCTGCCAGTGGATGGTAACTACCCGTATCTGCACCTGGACCAGAAGATCATGCACCTGGGCTTCCATATCTATGACGTCGGCTTCCAGAGCCCGAACGTCGAAGCCGCGCGGCCACTGGTATACGCCACGGCGTTGCTGCTGGTGCTGGTGATTGCCTTGCTCAACCTGTCGGCGGTTGCGATCCGTAACCACCTGCGCGAGAAGTACAAGGCGCTGGACAGCTGA
- a CDS encoding ABC transporter permease subunit encodes MQDAGKPLLISLEEQNQVGMRVSDKGQALFFNIENGAELSRVSLPIPAGASVSSIAEDQPGSPLVAIGLSNGQALVFRHTYKVTYPDGKKTISPAVEYPYGETPITLNEQGSALEHVSLNATDSTLVIAGSTGAHLHVLSLSREENMMTGEVTSEQSRIDLPQMTEPVKAIFIDPRQQWLYVVNGRAQADVFSLREKSLNGRYKLLENGEAEVTASSQLVGGISLIFGDSQGGLAQWFMARDPDGEQRLKLIRSFQLGTTPIVEITAEERRKGFVALDASGKLGVFHSTAHRTLLVEPVVEGSGLFGLSPRANRIIVEAGGKLQPLLLDNPHPEVSWSALWSKVWYENYDEPKYVWQSTAANTDFEPKLSLSPLTFGTLKAAFYAMLLAAPLAVAAAIYTAYFMAPGMRRKVKPVVELMEAMPTVILGFFAGLFLAPYVEGHLPGIFSLLILMPIGILVAGFAWSRLPESLRLRVPDGWESAILIPVILFVGWLSLYMSPYMETWFFGGDMRLWISHDLGITYDQRNALVVGLAMGFAVIPNIYSIAEDAVFSVPRGLTLGSLALGATPWQTMTRVVLLTASPGIFSALMIGMGRAVGETMIVLMATGNTPVMEMNLFEGLRTLAANVAVEMPESEVGGSHYRVLFLSALVLLLFTFVMNTLAELIRQRLRKKYSSL; translated from the coding sequence ATGCAGGATGCCGGCAAGCCCTTGTTGATCTCCCTCGAAGAGCAGAACCAGGTCGGCATGCGGGTTTCCGACAAGGGCCAGGCACTGTTTTTCAATATCGAGAATGGCGCCGAGTTGAGCCGTGTCAGCCTGCCGATCCCGGCCGGTGCAAGCGTGTCGTCCATTGCCGAAGACCAGCCGGGCAGCCCGCTGGTGGCCATCGGTCTGTCCAACGGCCAGGCACTGGTGTTCCGCCATACTTATAAGGTCACCTACCCGGATGGCAAGAAGACCATCTCGCCGGCTGTTGAATACCCTTATGGCGAAACGCCGATCACGCTGAACGAGCAGGGCAGTGCGCTTGAACACGTGAGCCTCAACGCTACCGATTCGACACTGGTTATCGCAGGCTCGACCGGTGCGCACCTGCACGTGCTTTCGCTGAGCCGCGAAGAGAACATGATGACCGGCGAGGTCACCAGCGAGCAGAGCCGCATCGACTTGCCGCAAATGACCGAGCCGGTCAAGGCGATCTTCATCGATCCACGCCAGCAGTGGCTGTATGTGGTGAACGGTCGCGCCCAGGCCGACGTTTTCAGCCTGCGTGAAAAAAGCCTGAATGGTCGTTACAAGCTGCTTGAAAACGGCGAAGCCGAAGTGACCGCCAGTAGCCAATTGGTCGGTGGCATTTCGCTGATTTTTGGTGATTCCCAGGGTGGCCTGGCGCAATGGTTCATGGCTCGCGACCCGGATGGCGAGCAGCGTCTGAAACTGATCCGCAGCTTCCAGCTGGGAACCACGCCGATCGTCGAGATCACTGCTGAGGAGCGCCGCAAGGGCTTCGTCGCACTGGATGCCTCGGGCAAGCTGGGGGTGTTCCACAGTACTGCCCACCGTACGCTGTTGGTTGAGCCTGTGGTCGAAGGTTCAGGCCTCTTCGGCCTGTCGCCACGGGCTAACCGGATCATCGTCGAGGCTGGCGGCAAACTCCAACCGCTGCTGCTCGATAACCCGCACCCGGAGGTTTCCTGGAGTGCGTTGTGGAGCAAGGTCTGGTACGAGAACTACGACGAGCCGAAATACGTCTGGCAATCGACTGCCGCCAACACTGACTTCGAACCCAAGCTGAGCCTTTCGCCGCTGACCTTCGGTACGCTGAAAGCCGCGTTCTACGCCATGCTGCTTGCCGCACCGCTGGCGGTCGCCGCCGCTATCTACACCGCCTACTTCATGGCACCGGGCATGCGCCGCAAGGTCAAGCCGGTGGTCGAATTGATGGAGGCGATGCCGACGGTGATCCTCGGCTTCTTCGCCGGCCTGTTCCTGGCGCCGTATGTCGAAGGTCATTTGCCGGGCATCTTCAGCCTGCTGATCCTGATGCCGATCGGCATCCTGGTCGCCGGTTTCGCCTGGAGCCGCCTGCCCGAGTCGCTGCGCCTGCGGGTACCGGACGGCTGGGAGAGCGCCATCCTGATCCCGGTTATCCTGTTCGTGGGCTGGCTGTCGCTGTACATGAGCCCGTACATGGAAACCTGGTTCTTCGGCGGTGACATGCGCCTGTGGATCTCCCACGACCTGGGTATCACCTACGACCAGCGCAACGCCCTGGTGGTCGGCTTGGCCATGGGCTTCGCGGTCATCCCGAACATCTACTCGATTGCCGAAGACGCCGTCTTCAGTGTGCCGCGCGGCCTGACCCTGGGTTCGCTGGCGCTGGGCGCCACGCCTTGGCAGACCATGACGCGGGTGGTGCTTCTCACCGCAAGCCCCGGGATCTTCTCGGCATTGATGATCGGCATGGGCCGTGCCGTGGGTGAAACCATGATTGTGCTGATGGCCACCGGTAACACGCCGGTCATGGAGATGAACCTGTTCGAAGGCCTGCGGACCCTGGCGGCCAACGTCGCGGTGGAAATGCCTGAGTCGGAAGTCGGCGGCAGCCACTACCGCGTGCTGTTCCTCTCGGCGCTGGTTCTGCTGCTGTTTACCTTCGTCATGAACACCCTCGCAGAACTGATCCGTCAGCGTCTGCGCAAGAAATACTCGTCGCTTTAA
- a CDS encoding phosphate ABC transporter substrate-binding protein PstS: MKLKRLMAAMTFVAAGVATANAVAAVDPAIPSYAKTTGVSGNLSSVGSDTLANLMTLWAESYKKEYPNVNIQIQAAGSATAPPALTEGTSNLGPMSRKMKDTELAAFEQKYGYKPTAIPVAVDALAVFVHKDNPIKHLTMEQVDAIFSSTRLCGAKADVKTWGDLGVTGDLANKPVQLFGRNSVSGTYGYFKEEALCKGDFKPNVNEQPGSASVVQSISSSLNGIGYSGIGYKTASVKTVPLAKKGSTEFIEDTEENALSGKYPLSRFLYVYVNKAPNKPLAPLEAEFLKLVLSKQGQEVVVKDGYIPLPAKVAAKALADLGLKEGDSEVVKK, translated from the coding sequence ATGAAACTGAAGCGTTTGATGGCGGCAATGACGTTTGTCGCTGCTGGCGTTGCGACTGCCAACGCAGTTGCCGCTGTTGACCCTGCTATCCCGAGCTACGCCAAGACCACTGGTGTATCGGGCAACCTGTCCAGCGTTGGTTCCGACACCCTGGCGAACCTGATGACTCTGTGGGCCGAGTCCTACAAGAAAGAATACCCGAACGTAAACATCCAGATTCAGGCCGCAGGTTCGGCCACCGCGCCACCTGCGCTGACTGAAGGCACCTCTAACCTGGGCCCGATGAGCCGCAAGATGAAGGACACCGAACTGGCTGCCTTCGAGCAGAAGTACGGTTACAAGCCGACCGCCATCCCGGTTGCCGTGGATGCCCTGGCCGTGTTCGTGCACAAGGACAACCCGATCAAGCACCTGACCATGGAGCAAGTCGATGCGATCTTCTCCTCGACTCGTCTGTGTGGCGCCAAAGCTGATGTAAAAACCTGGGGTGACCTGGGCGTGACCGGTGACCTGGCCAACAAGCCGGTGCAACTGTTCGGTCGCAATTCGGTTTCCGGCACCTATGGCTACTTCAAGGAAGAAGCCCTGTGCAAAGGCGATTTCAAGCCTAACGTCAACGAACAACCAGGTTCGGCTTCGGTCGTGCAATCGATCAGCAGTTCACTGAACGGTATCGGTTACTCGGGCATCGGCTACAAGACCGCCAGCGTGAAAACCGTTCCCCTGGCCAAGAAAGGCAGCACCGAGTTCATCGAAGACACCGAAGAAAACGCCCTGAGCGGCAAATACCCGCTGTCGCGTTTCCTCTACGTCTACGTCAACAAGGCCCCGAACAAGCCTCTGGCCCCGCTGGAAGCCGAGTTCCTGAAGCTGGTTCTGTCCAAGCAGGGTCAGGAAGTGGTTGTGAAAGACGGCTACATCCCGCTGCCAGCCAAGGTTGCCGCCAAGGCACTGGCTGACCTGGGTCTGAAAGAAGGCGACTCTGAAGTCGTAAAAAAGTAA
- a CDS encoding MFS transporter — protein sequence MTSVPSSIAQPSRPLTRSDYKTLSLSALGGALEFYDFIIFVFFATVVGKLFFPVDMPEWLRLMQTFGIFAAGYLARPLGGIVMAHFGDLLGRKKMFTLSIFMMAVPTLIMGLLPTYAQIGLWAPILLLLMRVIQGAAIGGEVPGAWVFVSEHVPARHTGYACGTLTAGLTAGILLGSLVATLINSLYNPTEVADYAWRIPFLLGGVFGLLAVYLRRWLHETPVFAELQQRKALAEEIPLRAVLRDHRGAIVLSMLLTWLLSAGIIVVILMTPTVLQTVYGFPPTVALQANSLAIVFLTLGCVGAGILADRFGAGRVFVTGSLFLLLSSWVFYHNLQAHPDWLFPMYTLTGLFVGIVGAVPYVMVRAFPPVVRFSGISFSYNLAYAIFGGLTPMMVTLLLKYSPMGPAYYVAGICSIGLLVGLYLLAKKR from the coding sequence ATGACCTCTGTGCCCTCGAGTATTGCGCAGCCATCGCGCCCGTTGACCCGCAGCGATTACAAGACGCTGTCGCTTTCTGCCCTCGGCGGAGCGCTGGAATTCTACGATTTCATTATCTTCGTATTCTTCGCCACCGTGGTCGGCAAGCTGTTTTTCCCTGTGGACATGCCGGAGTGGCTGCGTCTGATGCAGACCTTCGGCATCTTCGCGGCCGGCTATCTGGCGCGGCCGCTGGGTGGCATCGTCATGGCTCACTTTGGCGACTTGCTGGGACGCAAGAAGATGTTCACCCTGAGCATCTTCATGATGGCCGTGCCAACCCTGATCATGGGTTTGCTGCCGACATATGCACAGATCGGCTTGTGGGCCCCGATCCTGCTGTTACTGATGCGGGTGATCCAGGGTGCGGCTATCGGCGGCGAAGTGCCGGGCGCCTGGGTATTCGTCTCCGAGCACGTGCCGGCACGCCATACCGGCTATGCCTGCGGTACCCTCACGGCTGGGTTGACCGCCGGCATCCTGTTGGGCTCGTTGGTCGCAACCCTGATCAACAGCCTCTACAACCCCACAGAAGTGGCGGACTACGCCTGGCGTATTCCTTTCCTGCTGGGTGGCGTTTTCGGTTTGCTGGCGGTTTACCTGCGTCGCTGGCTGCATGAAACGCCGGTGTTCGCCGAGCTGCAGCAGCGCAAGGCGCTGGCCGAAGAGATCCCGTTGCGTGCAGTGCTGCGCGATCATCGTGGCGCGATCGTGCTGTCGATGCTGCTGACCTGGCTGCTGTCGGCCGGGATCATCGTAGTCATCCTGATGACACCGACCGTTCTGCAAACCGTGTATGGCTTCCCCCCGACCGTGGCCTTGCAGGCCAATAGCCTGGCCATCGTCTTTCTCACGCTGGGTTGCGTGGGCGCCGGGATCCTGGCCGATCGCTTTGGTGCGGGTCGGGTGTTCGTCACCGGCAGCCTGTTCCTGCTGCTCAGTTCCTGGGTGTTCTACCACAACCTGCAGGCGCATCCGGACTGGCTGTTCCCGATGTACACCCTGACCGGTCTGTTCGTCGGCATCGTCGGCGCAGTGCCGTACGTGATGGTTCGGGCCTTTCCACCGGTCGTGCGTTTTTCGGGGATCTCGTTTTCCTACAACCTGGCGTACGCCATCTTCGGTGGTCTGACGCCCATGATGGTGACGCTGCTGCTCAAATACAGCCCGATGGGGCCGGCCTATTATGTGGCCGGTATCTGTAGCATTGGGCTGCTGGTTGGCCTTTATCTGTTGGCAAAAAAGCGCTGA
- a CDS encoding acyl-CoA thioesterase gives MIELEQEDPIPQGDLALQITALPRETNGFGDIFGGWLVAQMDLAGTAMASRVAGGRVATVAIDRMAFLVPVAVGAQLSFYTQTLEIGRSSIQMMVEVWSDDPLSSEWRKVTEAVFVFVAIDGSGRTRSVPPRR, from the coding sequence ATGATTGAACTCGAACAAGAAGATCCTATTCCACAAGGCGACCTGGCCTTGCAGATTACGGCGTTACCCCGTGAAACCAACGGTTTCGGCGACATCTTTGGCGGCTGGCTGGTCGCGCAGATGGACCTTGCCGGTACTGCCATGGCCAGCCGGGTCGCAGGTGGGCGTGTCGCCACCGTTGCCATCGACCGCATGGCTTTCCTGGTTCCGGTGGCCGTCGGCGCACAGCTTTCCTTCTATACTCAGACTCTGGAAATCGGCCGCAGCTCGATCCAGATGATGGTCGAGGTCTGGAGCGATGATCCTTTGTCCAGCGAATGGCGCAAGGTCACCGAAGCGGTTTTCGTGTTTGTCGCCATCGACGGCAGCGGCCGTACCCGCTCGGTTCCGCCTCGTCGCTGA
- a CDS encoding D-hexose-6-phosphate mutarotase — protein sequence MSTPKVELVKLNELNCWRISDGRAQLVVAQQGAQVLSYQRDDNEHPLIWPNDQALFNQGKSVRAGVPVCWPWFGNLARNPQSVQGMRRPGTEPAPAHGLVRGRDWQLMEIDSSGDEIRVDFSLPEAQGDLPGWPHNVELRLSIALGEHLKISLTSLNLGSETVTISQALHSYFAVSDVRQVSVEGVAGLRYVETLEDWQERTQQGDLRFTGETDRIYLQTPAQLSIVDPAWQRRITLTSSGSNSAVIWNPWAERAAQFSDMADDGWKDMLCIETANVLDDIVELKPGANHTLGLSLSSSPL from the coding sequence ATGTCCACGCCCAAAGTCGAGTTGGTCAAACTGAATGAACTGAACTGCTGGCGCATCAGCGATGGTCGCGCCCAGCTGGTCGTGGCCCAGCAAGGCGCACAAGTTCTCAGTTATCAGCGCGACGACAACGAACATCCACTGATCTGGCCAAACGACCAGGCGCTGTTCAACCAGGGTAAATCCGTGCGCGCCGGCGTCCCGGTGTGCTGGCCCTGGTTCGGCAACCTGGCGCGCAATCCGCAGTCGGTTCAAGGCATGCGGCGCCCCGGTACCGAGCCCGCCCCGGCTCATGGCCTGGTTCGCGGACGCGACTGGCAGCTGATGGAAATAGACAGTTCAGGCGACGAAATTCGTGTGGACTTCAGCCTGCCGGAAGCCCAGGGCGACTTACCTGGCTGGCCACATAACGTCGAACTGAGATTGAGCATCGCACTCGGCGAGCATCTGAAAATCAGCCTGACCAGCCTCAATCTCGGCAGCGAAACCGTGACCATCAGCCAGGCATTGCACAGCTATTTCGCGGTCAGCGATGTACGCCAGGTGAGTGTCGAAGGCGTGGCCGGGTTGCGCTATGTCGAAACCCTGGAGGACTGGCAGGAACGCACCCAGCAGGGCGATCTGCGATTTACCGGCGAGACCGACCGCATCTACCTGCAGACACCGGCCCAACTGAGTATCGTCGACCCGGCCTGGCAACGCCGGATTACCCTGACCAGCAGCGGCTCGAACAGCGCGGTGATCTGGAACCCGTGGGCAGAGCGTGCAGCGCAGTTCAGCGACATGGCTGACGATGGCTGGAAGGACATGCTCTGTATCGAGACGGCCAATGTGCTGGATGACATCGTCGAACTGAAGCCGGGTGCCAATCATACCCTGGGCCTGAGCCTTTCGAGCTCACCTCTTTAG
- a CDS encoding DUF3299 domain-containing protein, protein MRRFFLITLMLCSSLANAELPETDWLDLMPKSDQKALELMPEIDHNSPEADGTFTGKGGLKQSKGLPAVMYSNKTVPGMNGKDIRLGGYPVPLEADAKGHSTLFFLVPYPGACIHVPPPPPNQLVLVRYPHGLKLDDIYTPLWVMGNLKVEKVSNDLADAAYAMDASTVRIVNDADL, encoded by the coding sequence ATGCGCCGCTTCTTCCTGATAACGCTGATGTTGTGCAGCAGTCTGGCCAATGCCGAACTGCCGGAAACCGATTGGCTGGACTTGATGCCAAAGTCGGACCAGAAAGCCCTCGAACTGATGCCGGAAATCGATCACAACTCACCCGAGGCCGATGGTACCTTCACGGGCAAGGGGGGGCTGAAGCAGAGTAAAGGCCTGCCTGCGGTGATGTATTCGAACAAGACCGTGCCGGGCATGAATGGCAAGGATATTCGCCTGGGTGGCTACCCCGTTCCGCTGGAAGCCGATGCCAAGGGGCACAGCACGTTGTTTTTCCTGGTTCCCTATCCGGGTGCGTGCATCCACGTGCCGCCACCGCCGCCCAATCAACTGGTGCTGGTGCGCTATCCCCATGGGTTGAAACTGGACGATATCTATACGCCGCTTTGGGTGATGGGCAACTTGAAGGTTGAAAAGGTCAGTAATGACCTGGCCGATGCGGCCTATGCGATGGATGCCAGCACAGTCCGCATCGTCAATGACGCGGATTTGTAG
- a CDS encoding GlsB/YeaQ/YmgE family stress response membrane protein, whose amino-acid sequence MGIIGTIFIGLIVGLLARFLKPGDDPMGWIMTILLGIGGSLAATYGGQALGIYQAGEGAGFIGALVGAVVLLVIYGLVRKN is encoded by the coding sequence ATGGGCATTATCGGCACCATCTTCATCGGCCTGATCGTTGGTTTGTTGGCTCGCTTCCTGAAGCCTGGCGATGATCCCATGGGTTGGATCATGACCATATTGCTGGGCATCGGCGGTTCGCTGGCAGCGACCTACGGTGGTCAGGCGCTGGGCATCTATCAGGCCGGGGAGGGTGCGGGTTTCATCGGAGCACTCGTCGGTGCCGTGGTCTTGCTGGTGATCTACGGACTGGTCAGAAAAAACTGA